The proteins below come from a single Miscanthus floridulus cultivar M001 chromosome 1, ASM1932011v1, whole genome shotgun sequence genomic window:
- the LOC136490310 gene encoding glucan endo-1,3-beta-glucosidase 11-like codes for MAALHLSLALLLLLPSTPEATSSALLGISYGRVGNNLPAATSVPQIVASLGVGRVRLYDADPTTIRAFANTGVELVVGVPDECLATVSTRTGAASWVRSNIAPALPATKIAFLTVGNEVLTGVNSSSLSRYLLPAMQCLHDALAQAGLDKQVAVATAHNLGVLATSYPPSSAYFRKDLLPMLCPILDFHARVGSPFLVNAYPYFAYAEEPTRVELEYALLEPGHAGVADPETGLQYTNMLAAQVDAVYHAIAVANSAAARAVEVRVSETGWPSAGDANETGATPQNAARYNGNVMRLVAQGKGTPLRPAAPLRVYMFALFNENMKPGPTSERNYGLFKPDGTPAYELSYRLPQDNTTSSSGGSITGGGGYGSDNGGYYSISAAATATLGWWTWPQVAVAACVAVRAMAL; via the exons ATGGCGGCACTCCATCTGTCGCTGGCCCTGCTCCTTCTGCTCCCTTCCACCCCTGAGGCGACGTCCTCGGCGCTGCTGGGCATCAGCTACGGCCGCGTTGGCAACAACCTCCCTGCAGCCACCTCAGTGCCGCAGATTGTCGCCTCCCTGGGCGTCGGCCGCGTCCGACTCTACGATGCTGACCCCACCACCATCCGCGCCTTCGCCAACACGGGCgtcgagctcgtcgtcggcgtccCTGACGAGTGCCTCGCCACTGTCTCCACCCGAACCGGCGCCGCCTCCTGGGTCCGCTCCAACATTGCCCCCGCACTCCCGGCCACAAAGATCGCCTTCCTCACCGTCGGCAACGAGGTGCTCACCGGCGTCAACAGCTCCTCGCTGTCCAGGTACCTCCTCCCGGCGATGCAGTGCCTCCACGACGCGCTTGCGCAGGCCGGCCTGGACAAGCAGGTCGCCGTCGCCACGGCGCACAACCTCGGCGTGCTGGCCACGTCGTACCCGCCGTCGTCGGCCTACTTCCGCAAGGACCTCCTCCCGATGCTCTGCCCCATCCTCGACTTCCACGCGCGCGTGGGCTCGCCGTTCCTGGTCAATGCGTACCCCTACTTCGCCTACGCCGAGGAACCCACCCGCGTGGAGCTCGAGTACGCGCTGCTGGAACCCGGGCATGCCGGCGTCGCCGACCCGGAGACCGGGCTCCAGTACACCAACATGCTCGCGGCGCAGGTGGACGCCGTGTACCATGCCATCGCGGTGGCCAACAGCGCGGCGGCGCGGGCCGTGGAGGTACGCGTGTCCGAGACCGGGTGGCCGTCGGCGGGGGACGCCAACGAGACCGGAGCCACGCCGCAGAATGCGGCGAGGTACAACGGCAACGTGATGCGGCTCGTGGCCCAGGGGAAGGGCACGCCGCTGCGGCCGGCGGCACCGCTGCGCGTCTACATGTTCGCGCTCTTCAACGAGAACATGAAGCCCGGGCCGACGTCAGAGCGCAACTACGGGCTCTTCAAGCCCGACGGAACACCGGCGTACGAGCTCTCCTACCGCCTTCCGCAGGACaacaccacctcctcctccggtgGCAGCATTACCGGCGGTGGCGGCTACGGGTCAGACAACGGCGGGTACTACAGCATCTCGGCCGCAGCCACGGCGACACTG GGTTGGTGGACATGGCCACAGGTAGCTGTGGCAGCATGTGTGGCTGTACGGGCCATGGCATTGTGA